Sequence from the Penicillium oxalicum strain HP7-1 chromosome IV, whole genome shotgun sequence genome:
ATCATGAGAAGAAGCTCTCTGTAACTTGCACATCCAGAGATAATCAGCGTTGATTCATCTCGGGAAATCCCGACATACCTTGGTCGCTGTCTTTGCGAGAATTTTGTATTGTTCTAAGATACGGTGGCGGTCTTCTTCCTTGGGGACCTTGAAGAGGGTGATTCGCTCGATAGGGGCCATTTTCGTCGCTGTTGAAGCTGCTCATTGGAAAGATAGGTATGATGAGTTTGTGAATTGGATGAATTGAATGGCAGGATCCGGAATTTTGATGCTCGGAAGTTGATAATCGGTGGAATTGTATAAGGTAGAAGGATGCGACTTACTATTTCAGTGGTTACTGGCAAGGGGACTAGTATTTGAGTTTCTTTCCTCGGTGAAACCAGGGCTATTGGCGGTGTACTTTtgagaaggggagaaagataCTCTGAgcaaaggaagagagagagagagagagagagagagagaaagaggagaggtATGTATTTCAATCAAATATTTGAGCCAACACTAAGTCGATTGACAGCTCCCACGTCGAGTCACTCATCGGACCATTTACGAGGTGTCCGTCCTTTCTCGTGAGACGTTATTAGCCGGAGCGGATCTCCCTCTGCGGGGTTCACCAATAGTCACTCGGGTTCGGAATCATGCCGTTGTCCAGTTCGGATATTGAAGGGACTGTCGCAGTTCACACAAGATTTCAATGAGGGTGGATACAATTTGGACTGAtctcttgttttttgtttttttttgctctttttaCTTCGTAAGATACTGTGGTGCATTCTTTATATGTTTGACATTTTCTTCCTGGAATTTTGGTGActttcctcttcaaattGGAAGGGAACTGCTTCGTAGGTACTGTTGACTTGACATCAAGTACCTCAGGATGAAAATGGATGGGTGCGGAATAGAGTCCACTGGCCACGTTCCTCTAATTCCGCGGCGGGCTAAGCGCGGATATCCGAACCAAAGTCAGCCGGAACGCATCACATCGGTCGCTACGTCACTTTTCAGGTACATGGATCTATGGAAGCTACTCTTGAACGAACATGTTCAAAAATGAGGGTCTGTTTGAACCATACATTGATATGGAGGTGCCATCGGGGCGAGGGGCATTGAATAATTCTCAAAAGTCATTGCAGAAGTGCGGAAGGCGTCCTCCAGCCGGTTGTACAAGATTGACGAAGCAAAAAGTGCAGCCGAATGCTAAAGGGGATATAATGGGATTTTAGAATGAGTGTGAATGCAAATCAAACCGCCCAGTCCTGGTAAGGTTTCACAACCGTAGTCGAGAGATGGCAATTTCTCGGATTCTCTGAAGAGTCGGCTTGTGTTCCTCCCCTACACGGGCTTCAGTCGTGTCCTCAAATTGAACATAAGCTGCGCACTTATCCATCACCAACTCTCTGTCTTGGAACCCTCAGCATCTTCCCAAGCAAGGGCTAAGATTGTAACCATTCACATCCGCTTTTAGATCTTGTTGAAGGCCCTCTGGTCAGATTGTATGGCCCGCCGGTTTTGACAAGAAATGGATGCTAGATCGTCTTTTTCACAGTTGTATTCCGTTCTCAATATAGTCTCCCGACCCGCACTCTCAGGACAAGACTGCTGGGTGACCATCTCACAACTTGGCTCCCACAGTCACGTTGTGGAACCATTGCGAGAGACAACGTCCGACATCGTTAGTGGTCTGCGTCGGCTTAGTTGTAAGCCCAGTCTGCTAGGAACCACAACTCGCTCGCCCGAGGTGTCGACAAGTCCCGCAAGTCCCCGAGACTCGAAAGCTTCATCAGACCGACGCTTCCTCAGCGGCTCTGTGTCATCGCCTGCTGGATGCTGAGAGGCTCTTTCATGACGGCGGCGTGGAAGTTCAACTGGAAGCGGTGGGAAGAGTTTTGGCTGCTTTGGCACCTGGACTCTTTGCGATACCTTGACTCACGTACTAAGTGATAGTATGCGTAGTGTGTAGCACCGATAGCCCATCAGAGCCACATCCCAGCTCACCTCCAAAGATATTCCTGGCAGTCCTCTCACACATCATTCACCGGCTCAGGTCGATTCTTGAAGAACACCTTGTATCGAACGATTTCCACCACTTCCAATTCTTCCGACCCGGCAGTCTCGGCTCTCTTCTGTATCACCGCAATCGGTCGCGGCAATTTCTTCACTTCGCCAGTCATCCGCTGATATCGCCCTATGTACAAGTACACGCGTTTCATCCACTTGGTGTCATCTGGATTGTGAACCGAGTAGTCTGGGAACATGAGCTTGCCGATCGGTGTTTCGTAGGTCGTTGATGGTAATGATCGGCCATCTTGCAGCTCATTGCCCTCAGCTTCAGAGGTGGGCACGTTGATGGTTCCTTGAAGTTCAAGCAAAGCAAGACCCGACGGCGTTTGGAGGAGCTGCGGGAGAGGATTGTGCGCGGCGTCCGCGGTGCCGGTCAACGTGCCCTTGGCCGACCGCGGGTGCAGAGGAATCGATGGCATGGCAATCCAGAAACAAAAAGCTCAGATTCTGGAGGAGTTGTGGAGGCGGGAGCAGGGATttcgaggaggtggaagttGGCGTTGAAGAGGGTCAAAATGGCCGAGGCGACGCGAAGCGCGTGTCCGCCGGCAGATGCATCCCATCCCCACCTGGAGATGTTCGTACCAGTGACTTGGCCATATTTGGTAAATGTCGCAACTTTTACTCATAGCTTTATGGCCCCTCTGAATTGACATTCGTAGTGGAAAGATGTTCGCTATTCACGATTTTATTGTCTCAGAGAAAAACTGTGTTTTGTCTTTGTCCACGAAGCGGGCCGTTAATATAGATTAATTAGGAGCAGATCATTCCTTCATCCATGTTATTATCATGCTTGAGTATTTGATTGAACATGAGAGTTATCCAAAATTCAGTCGACATACATAGCATATCATGCTCAACTAGGCCCCATCTCCTCTCAGATATATGCTAATCATTCCAGCATCCATACCAGCGCCTAGCACCCCGAGCAACGTCGCCGTAGCTCTTGCCTTTGTTAGGCTTTACTGCGACATGTCAGACGTCTGCGCTGAGTGAAATATGTTGAGGAGCAGCACAGTCTAGGCCTGGGGCATTATCTGGCTCAAAAGCAATATTAAATCGCTCCTGATCCGAGAACGATTCGATCAAGCAACGTACAGTCCTCATTCCGCCGGCTGTAGCCAGAAATACATCGTTTCAGCCCTTCATCATGGCGCTCAAAAAGAACTCAGAGAGAGTGTAAGAGCCGTCAAATCCACAGCAAGGTTTTGTTGTTGGTCCATCTCAATGAACGGGAGCCTTCGCAGAAGTTCGACCATCTTCTGAGCGTTCAAAGTTCCAGTGACAATCATGGAATGATATAAGAGTAATGAAGAGACATGAGACCTGAGGTTTCACCGTATGTATCGATGATTTCGGGCTGCAAAACGAGCTTCGTGAGGAAGCCTCGTTCATCCTGGGTTCCTTTTCGTGGAGCATTTCGAGTCACAACATGGCCGTTGCTGTCAGACTTGGAAGTCTGATAAAGGTTTCGTCTACAACATTTGCATGGCACTGTCAAGTCTCCGAGAGGCATGCTTTCGTCTTGGCATTAACATCAGGGCCATGAAAGGATCTTTCAAAAGGCATCCGGCAATCATGCGACATCAGTGTCCATGCCCTTGTAGCATGCCTCCTCGAGGGTTTGGAGAGCTTGAATAGTCTCACTACCCAGAGTATTTTCAGTACCTGCTGGGCCTTGCAGTTTGCCATAACGCAGATCACTCAGGTCACCGACAGTGGTGTTGAGTTCTTTCAGAAGATCTGCAGCTTCCCGGTCAATATCGGCTATCTCGCGCTCCACGTTGGCGCATGCCGTCTCCACGGCTGCCAAAAGACTATCCACCGAGTGGTAATCGTCGGCATTGACAGTCTTTCTCTGGCcaaaaagatgaagatcCACCTCCATCTCGCGCTGCTCGTCAGCTGTAGCCGCCTCGACGCCTGCAGCACGAACGGCTTTGCGGAGTTCGGCTTTCTGCCGCTCGCCGAGTCGAAGCTCCTGGTCAATGTTCTCATTCACCCGGTCCATGTCATGCTCTCGAACTTGCTGTAGTTCTCGATACAGAGCTCGGATGTGCGGATGAGCCCGTAGCCGCCTTGGAAATAGCTCGGTGAATTTCTGTAGAGACATTACTGTCGGCAGCGGTGACGGAGACAATAAGAAATTAGACAGAATAGATTCCTCTGAGGGAGCCATGATGAAATATTTCGTGGCCGATATCCCTTGTCAGACCGATTTTTTGTTCTTTggttcttttatttttctgcTGAAACTTTGTGCTGCAATTCAACTTGTTGGATGTTCCCCAAAGGAGAAGCGGCCGCGTCGCGTCGCTCGTTTGAGGCGCGCGGATATCACGTGTTTTCCGTCGAGATGGGATAACCACAGGGGAGATGTCTGCTGCTGCACCACGAAATCATATACTGTAGGGCTGAACTGACCACTGAGCAATAAACATAGAGGTTTGTGGACTTTTCGCTAACATTTCAATAGTTCTATCTCAAAGCTCAGAGTCTTCAAGGGGTCACTTTGCAGGAGTTCATCCGCTTCATCCCTAGGACCTGCTCAATTGCTGCTGCACATTGAGAGCATTTTGATCAAGTGGGCTATCCTTCAAAGCCCACAAAAGCTATTTCAGAGGTCTCTCGCGCAAGAGGCTGTCGGTTCCGGCATTGCTGAGGAGACTGCTTACCTGTTTCTCAGCCGGGCTGAGACATTATTCCCTTCACGTCTTGCCAGACGTCGTCTAATCAGGCAAAAACCCACCCAGCGTCAGAAAGTTATCGGCCTCTTGTCACTTTCTTGTGGGTGTTGGACAACATAGTGTCCTGAGTGCTGCGTGTGTGTAGCAtcgtcttttctctcttgctcGATCATTTCCATAAAGCTCGTCGTGCAAAGATTGCAACAGGAGATTTCCTTGCACCGAATCATCAGGATTACACCAGTGCAGAGCTATTTCTCTCTACACTTATAAATTCTTTCGCCtgctctctccatcttcttcggatTTCGCCATCATGCCTGCCATGTATagcaaggatgaaaaggtTCTGTGTTTCCACCACGACATTCTCTACGATGCCAAGATCCTGGAGGTTCGTCACAAGGATGCGGCCGATAAGAAGAGTGTACTCGAGTACCTGGTTCACTATAAAGGGTGGAAAAATACGTAAGTTGTCCCTTTTTGCCCTATACTTCCTTTTCATTGTTGTAAGGCCCACGGGTTCCGGAGCTTCCCATCAAGATGTTTTTGTCTGCAATCCAATATCAGATGTCTGGCAACACTCCGCCGTTTTGGTGTCTCTTGCCATCCTCCTACCGCCCGAACGGTTTTTGTCCACACAAATCTACGAGATCTTTTACTGACAATCTAATCATAGCTGGGATGACTGGGTTCTCGAGGATCGCCTCCGAAAGGCAACGGAGGAGAATCGCGAGCTAGCTGCCAACTTACGTCGTGAGGTCGAGGCGGCGGCTCGCCAGAAGAATGCAAAGCCCACGGCCAAGAAGCGCGCCATGTCGGATCGCAGCTCAGTGCGTGACAGTGAGGAGCGTGGCAATTCTGTGCCTGGCCGCGCGAGCAAGCGGGCTCGTGGAGAGACTGACATTGAAAAGGTATGCTTGCCCTCTTGTTGATTGCTTCGGCCCTTTTCTCACTTCAGACGCGCACACAtgcctcttccttttccccaAAGGTCCCTCCTTCAAACTCTCTTTCCTTGACAAACTCCCCTTGGGTCTACGATTTGATACCTCTatctttttattttttacCCTCTTCGTCACTATGATAACCCCAAAGCTTTGGTCTGGTCTGAAAGGCTTTTTTCGCCGCGCTCATAATTCCATGAGCTCCGGTCCTCTTACCAGACTTGCTGTGTCTCGTGAAATTGCCGCTAACGAGGACCTGTCCCACCTTGAACAGGAAGAAACATTCCACTCGCGTCCATCTATTCGTATCGTGATTCCCGATAATTTGAAAGCGTTGCTCGTCGACGACTGGGAACGCGTTACCAAGAATGGTGCTGTCGTTTCCCTTCCTGCTCCCAAGCCCGTCCGCCAGGTTCTCCAAGATTGGCGAGACGAGGAGGCCCCAAAGCGTGTCGAAAGTCGAATCGACATTGACGTCTTGGACGAGGTAATTATGGGTATTCTTGAATACTTCGACACCATGCTCGATAAGCTCCTCCTCTACCGCTACGAGCGGCCACAATACCGCCTCTTGCGCGAGAAATATGTCGAAAACGAGGACAAAACTCCCGTGGACGTGTACGGAGCAGAGCATCTCATCCGCCTCTTTAGTAAGTTCACTTTACCCCAAGACTTTGCCCAATATAAAATATTTCGAGTGTTATCGGCTCACCGGcccattttttttgccaGGTCTTCTTCCCGAGCTGCTCGCTCAGACAAACATGGATCTCCAGGCCACGCAGCGTCTCCGAGAAGAACTGTCCAAGTTTTCTCTATGGTTGTCCAAGAACTCTGAAAAATACTTTCGGACCGAATACATCTCCGCCGAGGACGCTGTTGTGGAAAAGTCTGTCAAGGCCGCTCGCTAAGCCTCTTGAGTTTTGTTTTCGATCTCATCCCCTTTCAATTTAAATCCTCACCTTCatgcctcctcctccccttcctcctgcATACGCTGCTAACCGATTCCGGTGGCAATGCTCGAATTTATTCCCCTCGCTTCGTTCCGCAAACAAATTTCATCTCTCTGTGCATCGACACCCTGCACAGCCTCGGGGGTCGATCTGTTGCTGTCATCTCTGCTCTTCCCGTTTCCATGTTGCTGTTCCTCACGTTAGGATAGCCCTTTGTGTTAGAATCTCTCTTGTACCCGTTCCCGTGCTGTATCGTCAGTGCTCACTCACATTTGGGGTGGCAGCTTGGGGGTCTGGTTCCTTGTCGCCTGTGTCATACAGTATCTCATCATATCATACTCAATAGCACGGCATTCACGCCGATCAGTCTTGCTCAATTTGCTCGCCTATTAGGCTAACAGATTGCCGTACTAAGAACCTCAACATCGCCTTTCACGAGTGGAGATTTTCCTCAATTTCTGGAATCCTTAAAAAAGACCATTTGAGTTTCAATTTCGGCCCTGCCGTACACTTGTATTATGTACTAGCTGTCTATCTCcaaaattttcaatcacgcccttctcttcaatctcaggCAGTACATACGCTCATGGCCGACTACGCTATTTGGAACTTCCGCCCGCAAGAACCAACTGCCGCGCATCATCTACCGCATACCGCGCCGCCCTCTTCAATTCACTCTTCCACTCTGTTTCTCTCCACCGCGACCAGGCCGTCAACCCTTCCGGCGGCTGAATACTCAACGTGTCATATCCCTGCTTAATAATCCGATGCACCTCTCGTGGGCTcagattcttctttttgatcGACGGCAAGGGCACGGGTGCAGGTTCCCCTTCTGTATTGGGCCCAGCTACCACGGCCGCTGCCACCGAAGCTGCGACGTCCTGCCCGTCGGGCTGGAAGAGCAGAGTGTGGAAATGTGTCGATACGGAGAGGAGCGTATTGATGGCTGCGGCGTGAACGTCCTTTGCTGATAAGGTGGAGGTGGGAAGGTCTGAAGACCCTCCTGTCCGGGCATTTGCGAAGCCGTAGGCATTTCTGAATTTGGAGATCACCGGCCCTGTTTCAACGAGCTTGTAGAAGAGATCGTCATATGATGATGGATCCGGTAGAAAAGTGTCTCCTGCGGAAACACAAAAGGCCAGAAGATCGACGAGAGAGGAGGTTAGGGTTTGGATGTTGGAGGTGGACGAAAGATCGGTGGCGTAGGTTGTCAGGAAGCGCATGAGTGATAGGAGAGTGCGCCAGAGCTCGGACCAGTGGTAGGCCAGTCGGATTTTATTCATGGAGAGATAGGTGAGGAGGCGGAGAGTGATTGCGATCGTGTGACTGGATCGGGGGGGTCAGAGACAAGATAATTAAAGAGGCAAGTTTGATTATCACATTGCCCCGGACTCATGGCCAACTTACCTATAAATATTGACGTCTAATCGCCGTCGGAGGTTGTGAGTAATGGTATCGATCATCACGTCGAGAATAACAGTGGCGAGAACACGGTCTCCACTGACAACCGGGAGATAAggctggcgctggcggcaGAGTCTGACCCGACGTTTACCTTCATCGCTGCAAAGACGCTTGCAAAGCGTGGGGTCTTCGACAATGATGCGGAGGGTGAAAAGACTGAGTTCAGCGTAGTGTGCTACGCGTGGCGAGCGATATGCGTGGTGTAAGAGATAGGAtgaaagggagagaaagctGGAAAAGGGAGACTCTTCATGCTTCTCGGCTATCATATGAACCAAGTGGTAACCGAACAGCTTGTTCGAGTTCGTAAAGTCGTATGTCGCTAAGAGGATGGCGGCCTCTCGGGATGGGCTGTACCGCATTAGTTTTGGATGCATGGGTAGCACGCAAATGTGCCGCTGGGTGAAAGAGCGGATTCCTTACAGCTCCACAAAAAGTGCCTTTGCCTCTTCGGCCGTCGGCGGGTTagctttgctttttgctcCGGGAGTGAATGCCCGAAGCCCCAATAAACCCAGTGTATTGCTCAAGGTCCATCCTTCGGGGATGTCATCCTGAATGGCAACATATCCATTCCGGAGGTCACCGCAAGCCGTTCCCACGCCCTTGACGATCTTTTGAATGCTGCTTTCATTGACAAAATCATCCAGTCGCAGCTGGTAGGGGTTTTGGAATTCAAATTTGTTGTAGTTCGCCAGCAAACCTAATAATAAGAACGGATCAAAGATCTCTGTGCAATTTTCGGAGTCGTTGACATACTAGATCGATGAGTTAGACAGGACATTGACCGGTCGAGTTTCGGGAGCATATACCTTCATCAATGACGGGAAGAGGTCCCGGTGAGTGAAGTAGGAGACCAAGCTTGTCTTGTAGGCCCCGCCGGTCATGGCAACGGCTACTCGAATTGCTTTTTGGCGGAGATCGACTTCCTTGGAGGTCAGTGATTGATGCATGACCCCTGGTATCATCCAGAACAGAGGTCACTCACGACTTTCGCCTCCACGCACGATCCCATCGAGAATGGCCACAAACTCGGATATGACACGGTCTACCTCGTCGAGACCAGCAAGGACCGCAATCACATCCGAGCTAGGATTTGTGTACTTCTTGCTCAGAACGCTAGTCAAGAAGACGGCAAGCGTCTATTGCGGAGAGTTAGTCCCCTTGATGCATTTTTCTCGTGGCACGAAAGGAGGTCAGTATCGCTTTCGAGGCACACACATCTAATGCATATGAGTCTGCAGGGCCATTCCGGGCCGAGGCCTCATGCATAGCACGGGCGAACAAAGCATTTGTTTGCGTCTGAATAAAAAACATTTAGTGATCGCGCTCTTCATACACTTCGAAAAGTGATCCACTGACCTGTAAACTGAGCATCTGATCCGCACTCAGCCCGTCCAGCAGGGAGTGCAGCTGAGCGCGATcgggggggagaaggaagaacTCCCTCCAAAAACCCTCGGAGAATTCCACTTCATCATGGTCCGTCGTCTGTTCGCATGCATTAGAATATTTTGAGTCACATCCCCTTTGGTTggcggagggggggggaacagTACCTTGAAGAGAGTCTCGTAAAG
This genomic interval carries:
- a CDS encoding Chromatin modification-related protein eaf3; its protein translation is MPAMYSKDEKVLCFHHDILYDAKILEVRHKDAADKKSVLEYLVHYKGWKNTWDDWVLEDRLRKATEENRELAANLRREVEAAARQKNAKPTAKKRAMSDRSSVRDSEERGNSVPGRASKRARGETDIEKLWSGLKGFFRRAHNSMSSGPLTRLAVSREIAANEDLSHLEQEETFHSRPSIRIVIPDNLKALLVDDWERVTKNGAVVSLPAPKPVRQVLQDWRDEEAPKRVESRIDIDVLDEVIMGILEYFDTMLDKLLLYRYERPQYRLLREKYVENEDKTPVDVYGAEHLIRLFSLLPELLAQTNMDLQATQRLREELSKFSLWLSKNSEKYFRTEYISAEDAVVEKSVKAAR